Proteins from a genomic interval of Phocoena phocoena chromosome 20, mPhoPho1.1, whole genome shotgun sequence:
- the MRPS12 gene encoding small ribosomal subunit protein uS12m: protein MSWSGLLRGLRTSLNHGLALAPRPWALRPMATLNQMHRRGPPKHPPTKVGPTEGRPQLKGVVLRTFIRKPKKPNSANRKCCRVRLSTGREAVCFIPGEGHNLQEHHIVLVQGGRTQDLPGVKLTVVRGKYDCGHVQKKK, encoded by the exons ATGTCCTGGTCCGGCCTTCTCCGTGGCCTCCGCACGTCCCTAAATCATG GCCTAGCCCTGGCCCCGCGGCCTTGGGCCCTGCGTCCCATGGCCACCCTGAACCAGATGCACCGCCGGgggcctccaaagcatccgcctaCGAAAGTGGGCCCCACGGAGGGCCGGCCACAGCTGAAGGGCGTGGTCCTGCGCACGTTCATCCGCAAGCCCAAGAAGCCCAACTCGGCCAACCGCAAATGCTGCCGCGTGCGGCTCAGCACCGGTCGGGAGGCCGTCTGCTTCATCCCCGGAGAGGGCCACAACCTGCAGGAGCACCACATCGTGCTCGTGCAGGGCGGCCGCACGCAGGACCTGCCCGGCGTCAAGCTCACCGTCGTGCGGGGCAAGTACGACTGTGGCCACGTGCAGAAGAAGAAGTga
- the LOC136140387 gene encoding F-box only protein 17, with product MGARLSRRRLPADPPIALDALPPELLVEVLSHVPPRALVTRCRPVCRAWRDVVDGPTVWLLQLARDRSAEGRALYAVAQRCPPNSEDEEEFPLCALARYCLRAPLGRNLIFNSCGEQGFRGWEVEHGGNGWAVEKNLILVPGAPSQTCFVTSFEWCFKRQLVDLVMEGVWQELLDSSQIEICVADWWGARENCGCIYRLRVRLLDMYENEVVKFSASPNPVLQWTERGCRQVSHVFTNFGKGIRYVSFEQYGRDTRSWVGHYGALVTHSSVRVRIRLS from the exons ATGGGCGCCCGGCTTTCGCGGCGGCGGCTGCCCGCGGACCCGCCCATAGCCTTGGACGCGCTGCCGCCGGAGCTGCTCGTGGAGGTGCTGAGCCACGTGCCACCGCGAGCGTTAGTGACGCGCTGCCGCCCAGTGTGCCGCGCCTGGCGCGACGTGGTGGACGGGCCCACCGTGTGGCTGCTGCAGCTGGCCCGCGACCGCAGCGCGGAGGGCCGCGCTCTCTACGCGGTGGCCCAGCGCTGCCCGCCCAACAGCGAGGACGAGGAGGAGTTTCCGCTCTGTGCCCTGGCGCGCTACTGCCTGAGAGCGCCCCTCGGCCGCAACCTCATCTTCAACTCCTGCGGAGAGC AGGGCTTCAGAGGCTGGGAGGTGGAGCACGGCGGGAATGGCTGGGCTGTGGAAAAGAACCTAATACTGGTGCCGGGCGCTCCTTCCCAGACCTGCTTCGTGACTTCTTTCGA ATGGTGCTTCAAGAGGCAGCTTGTGGACTTGGTGATGGAGGGTGTGTGGCAGGAGCTGCTCGACAGCTCCCAAATCGAGATCTGTGTGGCCGACTG GTGGGGTGCCCGGGAGAACTGCGGCTGCATCTACCGGCTCCGGGTCCGCCTCCTGGACATGTACGAAAACGAAGTGGTCAAGTTCTCGGCATCACCCAACCCGGTCCTTCAGTGGACTGAAAGAGGCTGCCGACAG GTCTCCCATGTCTTTACCAACTTTGGCAAGGGCATCCGCTATGTGTCTTTTGAGCAGTATGGAAGAGACACGCGTTCCTGGGTGGGGCACTATGGTGCCCTCGTGACCCACTCCAGCGTGAGGGTCAGGATCCGCCTGTCCTAG